CCTAAGGCTTGCTTGACCTCTCCGCTGAAGCCTACAAGGGGAGTCGCCTTTCTAGTTAGGGTTGTGGGTTCCCAAACCCTAGGTCGGCGAAGGCCGAATGGAAGATTATGTTTGCTGCAGCTCCATTGTTCTACTAGTATTCTcttgaccaagcagtttgctatggtaagtgaaatgacaagGGCGTCATGATGAGGAGCATGGACCTTCTCCTTCTCCCTTGCAGTGAAGCTGATCTCATCATTCCGAGAGTAGGCACTTAGGACCCTCGCTCTCTTGCCGTTCCTGGCATTGCGAGTACTTTCTCTTGGCAGCGGCACTACTAATTCCGCTTACCTCCGATCCgcctgagatgacatggatcacccggTCTTGCTTGCGGTGGCAATGCAGGAGCTGCTTCGGTAGGGAGACCGGGAACCTTCCTTGTTTAGAAGGTTCTCGGCCTTATCTGAGAGGAACTTCCTTAGGTTAGCCTTTCTTGAGGATCTCGGTGACTTCCATCTTCAAGGCTATACAATCTTCCGTGGTGTGACCATGGTCGCTATGGAACTCGCACCACCGCTTGGGGTTTCGATCAGCTTCTGCAGCCTTCCTCTTGGGAGGCCACTTAACTTGTGGACCCATTTGTCGTAGGACACCGATCAGTTCCTGTTTGGATATTGCAAGATGAGAGATATCCGGCCAAGTGGACACCATCATCCCTCGGACCTAGGCAAAGGTCGATGTGGACCTTCCCCTGCTTGGCTTGCTAGTGCTAGTCTCCCTGGTGACTTGGGCATGAGAGCGCTGCGTCACGATCATTCCTAGTTGGCTTTGAGACTTATGATCGTAATTCGGACAGCTTTGCCCTACTAGCAACATCTTTTTCCACCTTACTTGAGCCCAAAGCACGAGACAATACATCTTCCATAGTCCTGCACTTAtatttgatcagctccttgtagaGATCTCCCTCTGGGAGTAGGCCCCGCTTGaaggctgagatagccgtatcagcgttgcactcaGGGATAGCCACCTTCTCTTGGTTGAAGCGTGATATGTAGGAACGAAGGGGTtcgttcctatgctggaggacttCATGGAGACGTAACGCCAAAAGGTCAGAGTAATCTGGGTGAAACGACAGCTGTAGTACCGCTAGAATCTCGAGGAGGAACGAATGAATAGGAAATGCATAAGGCCGTCACGGAAAAAGCACATGTAGGCTCCGCAGTATCCCGGTCTCACACTTCCCGGAGTATCGCCGTTTGGATAATCAATGACAGCTTCGTACGGAACCCCCCGAAGCTCCATAAGGGCTTTGTATTCAGCTGGGGTAAGCGGGACTGGTTTACTCTGAGACGCCATGATATATGAACGAATGGGAGAAGTTTGCAGAAGAAAGAAAGtcgaagcagaagaagaagatgagtccATTACAAGAAAAAtctatcaaataaaaaaagggAAAAACGACAGTTCCCAAGACAATCTTCGCAATCAATGAGAGCCGCACGATCTGGGAAAAGTGGCCGACAGGTCAAATCAAAACGAATGCGCGTGGCCACTCTGCTCCGAGATTCGCGACCAAAGGAAAAGTGCTCGCCCTttcgatttcttaaaaataaaccGACTGGGCTGGGGGACAAATGTTAGACCCAATTTCAGTCTTCTAAATGATTGGGCCTATTTTGGATTATGGGCCACAAACAAGAAGCCCGCCAGGAAGTATCGATCTGTTCCATAGGAGATAGTCAAGAGAATGCATAGCTCGAGCCAGAGATTCTACGGATATAACGGACTGGGCCGAAGTTAAGAGGCCCACAGCGACGTCAACAAGGTGGAAAAGAAGGTCGCCGAAGTCGAGAATGTCGCGGAAGCAGTTACAAGAATAGCGGAGTCGAGcctataaaaggaagagaagatCAATGCTAAGGACacagcgaaaaccctagagagagagcacaccacaCATTTACATCTTTCTTACTCGTTTAGATCTCATTCTTGATCGACCTCCTTGTTATAGTCGATCTCTTAGCTATTCTTTGTACTCGAcattttaatcaataaaagtctATTTTTGTCTACCGAATTCTGactacatcgttgtgttctaaggatatcgttgcctacatcttttgtcacttccctagtttacttacaaacactacaaaatacttgagtgtagattttaggttctacagttggtccctggtttctacttgagcaagggtccggaagtcgaggacctGTCCAGAAGCTGGAgaaacttatgtctggatatttttcccctgCATCAATGTTATTTGTTTTCATcatcttataaatttttttattctggtataatgcacttgtctttgccaagatgttttgacccaggtataagTAAAGAAAAAGGCCATCCAAACCGTGATGAAATCTTGCAAGAAGAAGCCTTAGCCATGTTGTCAGTAGATGTTGTCCATAAACTAGATCAAGGTGATGCTGAGCCAGCACCATTCAAATTCAGCATAATCAAATGGAGTTtcttttatcttaaaatttCTATGACACTTGATTATTCAGATATGAatcacttgtctttgccagaaagttttgatccaggaataagacAAGAAGATGATCATACCAGCCTAGGTAAAAaggtgcaagaaaggcagccatcaatccaaagctgtccaaagaagaatttaattcttcatcatgctgatgcaTCCATGGTAAATTCGACCATAACACATTCTGTTCATAAATCTccagtatcagatataattcatttgATCTTTGTCCGGAGTGTTGAAAttttttcaggttgcaaagaagcaAGCTTCAAAGAGATTCCACCGGATAATCTTTTGTTGCTAGGAGAGACAACTCCAAAGATGGTCAAAACCATCAACTCTAGAAGTGTGGAGAACCATCAACTCCAGAAGATATGCAATGACCATGCCCAGAGCAGAGGCGTGATCCTATCTTATCTCCTCAAAGGAGAACCACCTGATGCACCACCAATTCCCAAACCGAAACAATACCAAGGTAAGGTTCTAGAAtctcaaaagagaatgaaagctgacttgctctatcttggtTCATGTTATGCAGTTTCGAGGTCGAAACCTtgtcaagagggaggggatgttGTGGTCACGAAATCCATGGTTCGATCATAGTCTCACAAAACCTTCCGAACCAGCCATCTACGAGGTACCAGCGACCGAGGTTCAGTCCAAGGAGAATATATCCACAACCAGAAGGACTTTCaacatgaaaccaattttcatgGATTCTAAACTCAATACGGAGTCCATACCAGTTGGAATCATATCAAAATCTATCCGGACCAGAAAGTTATctattttacaaaccggaggttctccagcccatccaatTGCGAGTATCAGCCTTTTGAAGTGGATTTTAGTCCAACCATGAAGCGGCCTCCtccagaatcaatcatgggCTTAAATAAGAGTTTCTtatctttccaggaagcccaaAATCAATAGATTTGGTTCAGGAAAAACCAAAATGCAATCAATTTCCCCAAGCTGACCAAACCGACATCAATTATGGAAAGCTTCCAACCAATTCAATTTGGTCCGACCCAAACCTATTTATGGAAGCCTAGAGATGTTCTAGACCAACAAGAAGACATACAAGACATCCtcagctgcaccagcacccaggagatcaggtGGATCCCTATTTACTTCAAGTTGCCTTTTTTGGAGTTTcctgcaataaagctccaacagctcttttctcttcagttaAGGTATGACATCAGCACCTTCCATACCATAAAGAAGATTTCCAGGAAGCTTACTTACCCTCTCAAACcgtccagatacaagaagaacatcAGCTACATTCATTTGGCCAAGATCCTCACCATTAAGTCTCCAGCGGCTAGTTTTCATGTAGCCATCAATCCCTTTGCTTCCAAGTCTATTATTTCGAGTTTATTActttccttttatcattttatgaccgttagagtctgtcttggtcgagcctataaagctctagtCTTTGCTTCATTGTAAATCAcctttgaattttatgaatgaaaatacagtttttctagttttgtcAAAACTATTGTTCCAAGTCTTTTGAGTTTGTGAGAAGTAGCTCTTGAGCATCCAGACTTATCAAAGcctcctttcacagagctttgtggcgtccatCATCCCATTTCCATCCACCAATCGATCTTGAgatgatacacatccagcaagaCTGGTTGTAGTTTGGATTCAACCTCTATCAATTCGTGGGTTACGCCCCCCCCCCTGTGCCCACAACAAAGACTAGTGAACATAGTTCAAATCGATTTTAAAGCTTCTCTAGAAGTGTATCGATCAATAGTCAAATAGACTAATCGATCTACAcggcgaaaggtgtatcgatcgatactccaaTAGAGTAATCGATCGACAGTTTCTTCATACCAAAAAGCGGAAGCTGAGCTTGAAGATCTAGACAATAGATAGTATAAAAATACGAAAGTTGATCGATTATTGCTTTTGTTGAGTTCTTATATTTCTTGCATGCATCATAGTATCCATACCTCTATAATCCTAAaatcctgaatagaaaccctaagtTTAACTTCTTTATTAATATTGTCTAAAAACCCCCAATCAATTCCTCTGAACAATTACTTGTTCACCACTGCTTGTTTTCATTTATAATATTCGACCTAGCATAATCACTGCTTTTAGAATTTATTATGTGCCCGAGCTCTTTGTGGATTGGATCCCTAAGTATTACAATTAATcttcttatttgagagagtaatacTCCTTTgggtaatttgagtgagatCAGAAAGATTCAACTTATGGGGACAAGGAACTTAAGAAGGTGAGAGACTTTATTACATTCAGACGTAGAAGTACTGCGATAGGCAATGGAAAGTACAACATTCGCCATGTTAGAGCTTCAGGACAGACTGTAAAGATCTGATTACGATGATAAACGAGCCTTACGCTTGACCAAGCTTTGCAACATAATTATAGAcgataaaaaaattgttgatatATATCACAGACTTCAAGATATCTCATATCCCGAGAGGACAAAATGAAATTTCCAACGACCACAAGATCATTTTATATTGAACTTTATTACATTGTTATTTTTTCGGGTTTAGTTATAAGACTACAtcaaatttgaataataaagcaactgtttgttgttaaaaaaaataccTTGAATAATAGAGCAATTGTTCGTTGTTAGGAAAAAAACCATAATTGTTAGAGTATTTTTATTTCCActccatattttatttcatttataaaataaatagagtaaaaagtgggtaatgaacaaaaaaaataaaatcattactCTAATTCCAGTTTCCACTTTATTTACTCTATATATGAAACTTTATTtactctaaaaaaaataaaatcattactCTAATTCCAGTTTCCACTTTATTTACTCTATATATGAAACTTTATTTACTCTATATATGaagtaaaatatggagtggTGAAGGAGAAGAGCGGAAAATCACATTGCACCGGTTGGCGCGAAAATAGAGGAGAAAGAAACCCTAGTTTATGCAGAGAACCGGTTGCTCTTTCCTAAACCCTCGTTACCCTTTTTCATCATCCATTCTCGATACTCTCCAATAGGGCGATGACGATGCTCCGATCTCGCGAAATACCATCGGTCTCGGGCAAGCCACGCCCTAAACGACACTCCTCCGATGTCATCCAGCCGTCCACTCCCGCTCGGAAACAAGAACCCAGTGCTCCCTCACCCACTAACAAGACTTTCCGGAGGCGAAGTTCTCGTCTTGAATCTCTGAATGGGGTTACTGCGAAAGAGGTTAGCATCTCAGTTTGTAGCAAGAGAAAATCGAATGCTGGTGAAATGTTGTTGAGTTTACGGTCGGGGAAGAAAGTTGCTAAGAGTTGTGATGGAATCGAAACCAGTGGGAATGATATAGGAAGTGAGGAAAATAAGGCTTTTGGGGATTTGGTTGAAGAAACTAAAATCGTGAGTAAGGAAAAGGGAAAGGCAGTGATGGCTGAACAAGTTTTACTAGATCAAGGTAAGGGAACAGTGGAAGATTCCTGCCATGTTGAGAGTTGTGAGAAGCCAAGTAGCTCGGTGAGTAGAAGAAAGTATACAAGGGAGGAGAAGGCTAAGGGTATTCAGGTCGACACCAGAGTTGGTGTACAAGTAATGGAAATGGAAATGGAAATTCAGAGCCCCTCTGTAACTCAACCATCAGTTAATGAACAGGATCAAAATGGAAATGCTTCAAGAAATCAGCACTTTCGTGACTTTGCAGAGAAAAATGCTTCCAGGTTTGCTCGTTTTGATGCTGaaatggaggaagaagaggaattGTCAGATAAAGAGGTTGAGCAACAAGTCGAGGATTGGCCTGGCCCTTTCTCTACCGCCATGAAGATTATTAAGGACCGAGAAGAGAACACGATTCTGCATGATGGTGATGGTATTCTTTTCTCCTCCGACATTGAAAGATCTTCGCCAATTGTTTGGGCTCCCAGAAGAAGCGACAGTTTCACCTCTCCTCCTCCGACAGCTCCATCTCTGCAACAACTATCCATGCGAGTTCTTGTCAAGAACGCTGATGCCATCACTTCCCTTGACTATGTTCCAGACGCACTGAGGGTTAAGCTTTGTCAATTGCTTTGTGATTCGAGGAGGATGGACGTCCACTTTCTTGGTCTTCTTGTCCGTGGATCTCCAACTGGGATTTGTGTTCCCGACTGCTCATGGCTCACCGAGGAACAGTTCACCGAGTGTTTTAACAACTGTGACACCAGCAACTTGATGGTTCTTCAACTCGACCAGTGTGGGCGTTGTATGCCAGATTATGTACTACCATCCACCTTGGCAAGGTCACCAAAAAGCTTGCCGATGCTGTCTTCTCTATCTTTAAGTGGTGCATGCCGGCTTTCTGATGTGGGGCTGCGGGCACTTGTTTCCGTTGCTCCTGCCATTACATCTATCAATCTCAGTCAGTGCTCTCTTCTAACATCATCTAGCATTCACATGTTATCTAATTCATTGGGGTCAGTTTTAAGGGAACTATATCTCAACGAGTGCCAAAGCATCGACCTGAATCTTATTCTGACTGCATTAAAAAAGTTTGAGAAGCTGGAAGTATTGTCTCTCGTGGATCTTCCTTCAGTCACGGGTCGGTTGCTGAGGGACTTTGTTACTGCTAGAGGACAAGCCCTGAAACAGCTCATTCTGACCAACTCTGTGTATGTTATTGAAATTTCCTCGCCCATTCTCCTTTGATTCGATCATATTCTGATATTCAGCTTTTACATAATTTGGTGCAGGAAAATAACCGACTCTTCTATAAAAGACATCTCTGAAAACTGTCCTAATTTAAGAGTGCTTGATCTGGCTAACGTATGCAAGCTGACGGATTGTGCTCTGGGTTACCTTGCAAATGGTTGTCAAGCTCtggaaaaattgattttttgcCGCAACTCTTTCAGGCAAGTTTCATTCCAACTCTTATGTTATATTGTTACAAGTTTGCCACGCAGCCTATATACAGGGACATGATCCTGTGGTTTCTAAAGCTTTGAAATACTTGGGATGTTACTCCGTTAAAGTAATCGGGCAATATGTTATTATTAGGAGGCGTTATCAGTTATCTCATTTTTCAAACAATACACATATTGGTATGGTCTGTGTGCTGTATGTCAAAGTTGACCAGATGCTTCATATGTTTTCCTCTCTTTATAGCGATGAAGCTGTAGCTGCGTTTGTAGAAACCTCAGGCGGTTCTCTGGTGGAACTGTCACTAAACAACGTCAAGAAGGTAAATGTGTCTGGCTATCTCTAACATCATGCCCAACAATCTACAGAGTCATGCTTAAGTCGCCATAACACATCTGTGTTATGTTTTTAGGTTGGCCACAACACGGCCTTATCCCTTGCTAAACTTTCAGAAAAGCTGCAGATTTTGGATGTTTCCTGGTGCAGAGATATGTCCGACAATGCACTAGGCTACATTGTCGATAGCTGTTCATCTCTGAAAGTGTTGAAAGTGTTTGGATGCACTCAggtaaataaacataaaaaccTCAAGATCCCACCGTCTTCCTTGTAAATAATGAAAGGAACAGACCTTGACTAGAAAACCGTTTTCTCTCTTTTGCAGATTACGGATGCATTCGTTCGAGGTCACTCGAACCCTAGTGTCAAGATCTTAGGTTTGAAGATGGATCCCTTCTTGGACCACCTTGCAGATAGATGAAAAGGACCTAATCTTATCTCTCTGCGTTGTTTATTTTTGGGGGAAAATATCAGAGACGATTTTACTATTTTGTCTGAACATCCACCTTTTGGTCTTTAATCTAGTATGTATAAATAGCTATCGATAAGATTTTCGTTTcgtgatatttaatcaattacGGAAACTTAATTTAGGTTCACGTTTTGGTATGTTTCGAATAAACAATGTACAACGTAAAAGTCTAAATCCTTTTCCAGATATTCGTGGTTTCAATCCAAATCTTAATGTAAATTTATCCACAACAATCGTACATGAAATTTTGAGTTACTACATACATTCCATTTTTAGACATTGCATGATACAAACATATTAATAATCACTTTTCTGCGTTTTGGTTCAATTATCCCATCCTCCGaaataaaaagtaaagaaaGGGAAAAGAGACAACACGCATCGTTTCTTGTGAGTCATCATCTTGTGTACTGGAGCAAGTATGTATCATCTGATGATTCAAACTGTCCCATTTCAACGACCTGGTACCATAACACAACATTTTTTGGTCTCAAGTCCGTAGAACTCAATTTTCAGAGTAATTAATTTGATGTTTTGTATTACCTCGAAACCAGTCTTCTGGTATAGTTCTTGAGCAACTAAATTGTTTCTATGTACATGAACATATACTTGCTCAACTCCTGCACAAACAAATACATACCTCACATGGTTTAGATCATTCTCTCCGAAACTTTCTAATGGCTTAAGATACAATCATGACAGCGTTGTTACCACTCAATCTGGCTGATTCGACAGCGAAACGTAACATGTTGCAAGCAATACCCTGGCGGCGTGCTGATTTGGCAACACATAGATTAGCAATATAACCATACCTATTTGAACCTTCCCGGTTAATGGTGCAGAACAATTGAGACTTCACCTTTTCCTACACGTAATTGTTAACTTATTAGCAGGCTTTTTACAGGACGAGAAACTGAATACCAAAACGAAAGATGTATATATACCCCAGGAAAGGTCTCTCCTTGCAAGAAAAAACGAATGTTCAAATCAAGCGTCCCAACCACACTTTTGATTACAGAACGTTTAATGTGCTTCTCTTCCTTCTTTACCTGATGAATAATAGAAACAACAATAGGTAAAAGGGTAAGAAAAGCAAAACAATATAATCCTAAAAATTAAACAAGCAAACATAACGTATATGTCCTAAAAATTAAACAAGTCGAATAAACTAGCATAGTGTATGTGTATAAGAAAGCTATATAATTCGAAAACAGAGTTATACCGCAACGATACAGGAACATTTCTGGCTTTGGAGCCCATTGCATCTTCTTTTTATTGCATTGAACTCCTGAAAAAGTAATTGATTGAAGAAACGATCCTCCcagttaaggaaaaagagagaCCAAAACGGGAGGGAAAAATCAATAACCTGATCTGCAAATTTCCTTTTGAAGTTGTCAACATACCTGTGTTAATAAAGAAGAGTTTTTAATCAGACATCAACGCAAAAATCTTGTAAACTACTACTACAAACAATACAGTCAATAATGAGATCATTTTCTTGGCTAAAAAAAAACCTTTCATTGTCACGATCTTCCCAGTGACTCTCTGCACGTAGCCACGCTGCTGTCTAAACTCAATACGGAGTCCATGCCAGTTGGAATCATATCAAAATCTATCCGGACCAGAAAGTTATctattttacaaaccggaggttctccagcccatccagttgcgAGTATCAGCCTTTGAAGTGGATTTTAGTCCAACCATGAAGCGGCCTCCtccagaatcaatcatgggCTTAAATAAGAGTTTCTTATCTTTCCAGGAATCCCAAAATCAATAGATTTGGTTCAGGAAAAACCAAAATGCAATCAATTTCCCCAAGCTGACCAAACCGACATCAATTATGGAAAGCTTCCAACCAATTCAATTTGGTCCGACCCAGACCTATTTATGGAAGCCTGGAGATGTTCTAGACCAACAAGAAGACATACAAGACATCCtcagctgcaccagcacccaggagatcaggtGGATCCCTATTTACTTCAAGTTTCCTTTTTGGAGtttcttgcaataaagctccaacagctcttttctcttcagttaAGGTACGACATCAGCACCTTCCATACCATAAAGAAGATTTCCAGGAAGCTTACTTACCCTCTCAAACcgtccagatacaagaagaacatcAGCTACATTCATTTGGCCAAGATCCTCACCATTAAGTCTCCAGCGGCTAGTTTTCATGTAGCCATCAATCCCTTTGCTTCCAAGTCTATTGTTTCGAGTTTATTActttccttttatcattttatgaccgttagagtctgtcttggtcgagcctataaagctctagtCTTTTCTTTATTGTAAATCAcctttgaattttatgaatgaaaatacagtttttctagttttgtcAAAACTATTGTTCCAAGTCTTTTGAGTTTGTGAGAAGTAGCTCTTGAGCATCCAGACTTATCAAAGcctcctttcacagagctttgtggcgtccatCATCCCATTTCCATCCACCAATCGATCTTGAgatgatacacatccagcaagaCTGGTTGTAGTTTGGATTCAACCTCTATCAATTCGTGGGTTacgccccccccccccccccccctgtGCCCACAACAAAGACTAGTGAACATAGTTCAAATCGATTTTAAAGCTTCTCTAGAAGTGTATCGATCAATAGTCAAATAGACTAATCGATCTACAcggcgaaaggtgt
The genomic region above belongs to Raphanus sativus cultivar WK10039 unplaced genomic scaffold, ASM80110v3 Scaffold0392, whole genome shotgun sequence and contains:
- the LOC108858297 gene encoding uncharacterized protein LOC108858297, with protein sequence MTMLRSREIPSVSGKPRPKRHSSDVIQPSTPARKQEPSAPSPTNKTFRRRSSRLESLNGVTAKEVSISVCSKRKSNAGEMLLSLRSGKKVAKSCDGIETSGNDIGSEENKAFGDLVEETKIVSKEKGKAVMAEQVLLDQGKGTVEDSCHVESCEKPSSSVSRRKYTREEKAKGIQVDTRVGVQVMEMEMEIQSPSVTQPSVNEQDQNGNASRNQHFRDFAEKNASRFARFDAEMEEEEELSDKEVEQQVEDWPGPFSTAMKIIKDREENTILHDGDGILFSSDIERSSPIVWAPRRSDSFTSPPPTAPSLQQLSMRVLVKNADAITSLDYVPDALRVKLCQLLCDSRRMDVHFLGLLVRGSPTGICVPDCSWLTEEQFTECFNNCDTSNLMVLQLDQCGRCMPDYVLPSTLARSPKSLPMLSSLSLSGACRLSDVGLRALVSVAPAITSINLSQCSLLTSSSIHMLSNSLGSVLRELYLNECQSIDLNLILTALKKFEKLEVLSLVDLPSVTGRLLRDFVTARGQALKQLILTNSVKITDSSIKDISENCPNLRVLDLANVCKLTDCALGYLANGCQALEKLIFCRNSFSDEAVAAFVETSGGSLVELSLNNVKKVGHNTALSLAKLSEKLQILDVSWCRDMSDNALGYIVDSCSSLKVLKVFGCTQITDAFVRGHSNPSVKILGLKMDPFLDHLADR
- the LOC108833286 gene encoding uncharacterized protein LOC108833286; protein product: MKTSRWRLNGEDLGQMNVADVLLVSGRFERTAAWLRAESHWEDRDNERYVDNFKRKFADQEFNAIKRRCNGLQSQKCSCIVAVKKEEKHIKRSVIKSVVGTLDLNIRFFLQGETFPGEKVKSQLFCTINREGSNRYGYIANLCVAKSARRQGIACNMLRFAVESARLSGVEQVYVHVHRNNLVAQELYQKTGFEVVEMGQFESSDDTYLLQYTR